The following nucleotide sequence is from Aedes aegypti strain LVP_AGWG chromosome 3, AaegL5.0 Primary Assembly, whole genome shotgun sequence.
AGATTCTCCAACTTTTCGTGCTTCTTCTGAAGGTCCGCTAATTCCCGTACTTTGTTATCGTAGAACTTTTGCGACACTCGCTGCTTGGCAAGAACTGCCTTAATTGTTGGTTGCACAAGTGGTTTGATTTTGACCGGCTTCTCATCGTCACTGGAAACTGACAAAATTTCATCGGACTTTTCCAGCATCACGACAGAGGAACGGTCACTGTCGCTCCGATTGGCACCCTCCTCTTCCACTTTAGGCTCCAAAACCGTGGAAGACAGCTTAGTTCCGATGGACATTCTCACATCACGAGACAAACGCCCTTTAGCTACGGATTCATCGTGAGCGTCCTGCGAGAAGCCTGTCGAAGACAACTGGGGACTTGTGGAACCGCCTTCAGCATTGAAACTCTGCAGCGGAAGACTTTCATCGAAGGAATCACCGTTTTTCTGTTCCTCTTCCGTCTCATCGTCGGATATCAGGACATTGCGTTTATTTTTTCGTCCCACCAGAACCACATCTTCATCATCATCCTCGTCGTCATCTTCATTGAGATCCGGCGGGGGAATTCCGGATAGGCTCAAACGAGTGGCCGGAGACAGGGCCCGACTTTCGTCTCTTCTTTCCTCCTCGCTTGTGTCCCCGTCGCTAGCAATCGAGACTTCCACCCCTTCCTTATCGTCGTCGTCGCTTTCGTCCGAACTAACATCGGAACTTGTTTGCCGCGGGTGGAACGACATCCGGCGACTTTGGCGCTTCTTTATCCGCTCTCGGATGGCCTTTTCCTCCTCGTCTTCCTCATCTTCGACTTCAGTTTCCGCTGGAATCCACAATAATATCGGTTAAAACGAGTTATTTACCAGGGTACTTCAAGCTTACTTTCTTCGATCAGAATCGATTCCTGTGCATCCTGacgactgctggaggacagatAATCTGAAAGACCCAAAGAAACAcattggaaaaacttctccacCACAGATTGCCCCAAAAGCTCCTACCGGTCCCGTCCGACGAGTTGTCCGCAAAAATATCATCGCATTGGGACATGGTGACGATTTTTACACAAGCAAAGTAAATCAAAAGCTCAAAACTGCAGggaaatttcacaaaaactcGAAAATCACAAAGAGAAAACCCGGGGCAACGGGAACCGACATGAAAACCGTGAAAACGAGcgcaaaacttttgaatttatttatgcCGACAAACGAGGCCGGACGTATTACCGACAGCCGAATTTGACATACGGGAGCATTGGGCGATCCGGAAGAAGCATTTCCTCGAGTACGTTTTCAGAAAGAAATTTAGGTGTCCTAACGATATTACGGTCAATACCAAAATTTAATAACATTCATACGAAAAGCGTTacaaaggggtgggtgggtgtccaaaatggccaatttcagcTAATTATGCtatttcgctcaagaaaagtaaagaaattccttgactgaaagggtcaagaaatttcctacagagagccccctttgaagtgacatttcttctcaactacgtactgcgatcagaaaaaagtgattttcttgatcatttcttgggagaaattttccacgcatcgagataggcgattccttttcttgtcagtagcaaaccggcctttaaaGCGAAGTACAGTGacacctccatgagtcgatgttctatgactcgatatcgactcatggaaccatactagaaacaaaatttcatggttacttgaaacagctttccaaaggattactgttttatgactcgatatttccatgagtcgatggtcccttcaatatcgactcatggaggtttcactgtgtgcacttcaacagaaaagtaatcgctatcacgatgcgtgggaaatttcttgtaaaaaatgctcaacaaaagcatttttctttgatcgcagtacgcagttgaaaagaaatctcgcgtaacttttcaaaacggcctatctaacaattcacacatttcgagtaaatcgagcttgaaggttgtgaaaatatattttgaaactgtatcaaaatgaaacaatttttccccactgtgttgcttgtagagggaagcagtgtaatagagttcaacgtatgaaatgaaattttgtcaatttatttggaaattacactgaaatctataaaaacatcagattggacgttttgaccaaaaatatgtacataggataaatcacataggtcgttctgtttcaacaattgttacattggacattcatttctgtcattttgtttcagttatagtaacatcggatattttgttgcggtgtgataatcgcaggcaccagctgtgctttgtttttattcatttgaagaaaagacgaatgaccttcgggttaaagtctctcacgaacaacaacaatttgattcattcaatgccacgcCGTCACTTCCCCCCCccccgtctatgtgtcctatgtaacaacagaaggaggggaaacgttgagctgtatgtatttgggactttttgctttctcactgtttctctctcaatattccccccgtttcaatgctggtttcgcccacacttgttcgtgtgtgagttacccactgcacgacgggtggtgacgactgtgttgcattcggcaccagccgtcggcgcaaacaagaaatagcggtgggaaatgatgacgatgacggcgccgtcgattgtgttgtaggaaacAAATACATTCTGcttctccgctcttcggtgaatgattgctctgcaaatatatgtgcgcaagtcgcgcatgcacgttgctcgtgttgctgccgtgaagcatatgtatatgcttcatcgaccatggatctgaatcggattgatacaataagatcatgatgctgaatatcatttccctaaATGCACTCAATTCGCTGATaatcgacattttgttgcggtgtgctaatcggagacaccagctgtgctttgttttgattcattcaatcccaCGACGTCACTTCTTCTCATCCGTCTATGTGttctatgtaacaacagaaggagggaaacgttgagctgtatgtaggacattttgctctctcactgattctccctcaattcaataatttgttgttaatatatcagaacgagtgttctagtgtgctgctaagtggtgcaacgcaaatgatttgcaatgataatctcgatttgtttacatttgttacttaggacgttttgaaaagttacgcgagaaatgtcaattcaaatggagctcactgtaggaaatttcttgaccatttcttgggcagaaatttttacttttttttagcggaacagcatacttagctttatgaaataaatgaatgagcccttataGTGCAAAAAATGACAATTTCATGTGCATTTGGTCTCCTAATGGCCGGTACGCTggtcataagtactgtgcaaaaggataggacaagaaacggtcaagtaatgattccgctaccgaaattacttgaaaaatgtGACGCTCAATTATTCCACAAGTAAAAGTTACATATCGCTCATACTGAATCAGCTgtaaaaattactttggtaaaaaggagaaattttacttgagcgctttacgtttcaggtgcatactacgTGTTACGTCCGCGGAAAAGCGATTGGTGGCCGAATAAAGGATTCACACGCGGACGTAAACGAGAATAAAACATGCATATTTATTGACTACAACTATATACATTATTTACACAATATTACAAACATATTAAAATGTACTGCGGAGAGCGCGCGCGGGCTGCTGTTGCAGTCGATGGCGTTCTAATGCTGTTGTTCTTCGGCGTCTGTCATCTATTGCTCGTGATGGAGACGAGCCGTGTCGGAAAGCAGATGGGGAAATTGGGCCAAAATGCACCTGCTATTCCGTTGCTCCACAACATCTCCCCCTGTTAGATGCGGAACAAATTGATCAAGTAGCACTTCTTCATGCTCTGAAAAATGTCTTGATTGGTGTTGTTCAAAACGACGCTGCGCAGGATGCCGTCTGCCTGGGACAAATACTGTCGATTGCTGCTGAAAACCAGACAGGATGCATCCGATGACGCTGTAGATACACCTCCGTGATCGAAACCGAACTGACGCAGAATGATGTTGGACTGATTGACATCTGGCTTCTGCTGGGTTGCGTGATCCGATGATGTTGGCGCGTTTGCTTGCATTGTTAGTGGCCATCTTTTGGATTGATGATGATTAGTAACAGAAGGATGCTGTGTATGGCGTCGGACTCCAGATTTATCACATAATCCGAATGATGGCGATGGAAATGCGTGATGTAAACGACCTCAGGAACGAATCGTGTTACCGTAGAAGGACATGGCATGGTGATGTACGACTTCTGAATGGAATCACGAAATCCGTTTGTCGATGATGAAGGAGAGAATAGCCATCATCTGAATCGAATCGCCTTATGTGGAAGGACGCTGGCCGTGCGTTCGGACTTCCACTGGGTTGCGAGATTGGACGATGGTGCTTCACGATGGGGACGAAGGGTCATCTTCTGGGAACCTGCTGTTGGAGGACACCGTGGTTGGTGTGCGActccagccaaattatggttgtGCGAATGAAGATGATGCTGCATTTTTCGTCCCGCGTAGGATCTGCTGAGCCGGTCGTGTATACGTACATTTTCACGACCGAACTACTAAAAACCTCGTCGCCACATATTAAAATGTACTGCGGAGAGCGCGCGCGGGCAGCATCTTGCTGCTGTTGCAGTCGATGGCGTTCTAATGTGATGCTGTTGTTCTTCGGCGTCTGTCATCTATTGCTCGTGATGGAGACGAGCCGTGTCGGAAAGCAGATGGGGAAATTGGGCCAAAATGCACCTGCTATTCCGTTGCTCCACAACACTACGCATAAGTGGTGCGCTTCCTGAGTAATATCGAGGAATTTGCATCATCAatgatttcatttcatttatttagttaacatctacaaagataacactgaatcaacaatttcacgccacaatactcggttcgtggccgcatctctccatcctcggttctgccccacgctcgccaaatcgatacgcacttgatccgcccacctagctcgctgcgctccacgccttcttgtaccaaccggatccgaagcgaacaccatctttgcagggttgctgtccggcattcttgcaacatgccctgcccatcgtatccttccagctttggccaccttctggatactgggttcgccgtagagttgggcgagctcgtggttcatccttcgccgccacacaccgttctcctgcacaccgccgaagatcgtcctaagcacccgacgttcgaagactccaagtgcttgcaggtcctcctcgagcatcgtccacgtttcatgcccgtagaggactaccggccttatgagcgttttgtacatggtacatttggtgcgggcgtgaatcttttttgaccgcagcttcttctggaggccatagtaggcccgacttccactgatgatgcgcctccgtatttcacggctaacgttattgtcagccgtcagcaaggatccaaggtagacgaactcgtcgaccacctcgaacgtatccccgtctatcgtaacactgctacctaggcgagctctgtcgcgctcggccccaccagctagcatgtactttgtcttggccgcattcaccaccagtccaactttcgctgcctcgcgtttcaggcgggtgtacaggtctgccaccttttcaaatgttcggccgacgatgtccatatcatccgcgaagcaaacaaattgactggatctcgtaaaaatcgtaccccggctgttaagcccggctctccgcataacaccttctagcgcaatattgaacaacaggcacgaaagtccatcaccttgtcgtagtccccggtgggatccaaacgaactggagtgttcgcctgaaaccttcacacaattttgcacaccttccatcgtcgctcttatcagtctcgtgagcttcccgggaaagctgttctcgtccatgattttccatagctctacgcggtcgatactgtcgtatgccgccttgaaatcgatgaaaaggtgatgcgttgggacctggtattcacgacatttttggaggatttgccgtacagtaaagatctggtccgttgtcgatcggccgtcaacgaagccggcttgataacttcccacgaactcgtttactacgggtgacagacgacggaagatgatctgggataatactttgtaggccgcatttagaatggtgatcgctcgaaagttctcacaatctaacttgtcgcctttcttgtagatggggcagattaccccttccttccactcctccggtagctgttctgtttcccagattgtgcctatcagccggtgcagacaaatggccagcctttccggacccatttttatgagttcagctccgataccatccttaccagcagctttattgttcttgagctggtgaatggcatccttaacctccctcaaagtgggggctggttggtttccatcttccgcagtactgacgaaggcatttcctccgttgtcccgtccttcattgcctgtgctctcagcaccattcaggtgctcgtcgaagtgctgcttccacctttcgatcacctcacgctcgtccgtcagaatgctcccatccttatccctgcacatctcggctcgcggcacgaagccgttgcgggatgcgttgagcttctgatagaacctacgcgtttcctgagaccggcacagctgttccatctccttgcactccgtctcctccaggcggcgttttttctcccgaaagaggcgggtctgctgttgccgtttccgtttatagcgttacacgttctgccgggttccttgctgcagcatgaccgcccgcgctgcattcttctccttcaaaacctcctggcactcctcgtcgaaccaatcgttccgtcgactccgtcccacgtacccgacgttgctctcagctgcatcgttgatggctgcttttactgttctccagcagtcctcaagaggggcttcgtccagctcaccctcttccggtaatgcagcctcgagttgctgcgcgtatgccgctgcgacatccggttgcttgagccgctctaggtcataccggggcggccgtcggtaccgtacgttgttaacgacggagagttttgggcgcagtttgaccatcaccagatagtggtcagagtcgatgttagcgccacgataggtcctgacgtcgataatgtcggagaagtgccgaccatcaatcagaacgtggtcgatttgcgattctgtctgctgtggtgatctccaggtgtatcggtacggaaggctgtgctggaagtaggtgctacgaatggccatattcttggaggcggcaaagtcaattagtcgtaggccgttttcgttcgtcagccggtgggcgctgaactttccaatcgtcggtctgaattcctcctcctggccaacctgagcgtttagatctcctatgatgattttgacatcgtggcttgggcagctgtcgtactcgcgttcgagctgcgcgtaaaaagcgtctttatcatcatcagtgcttccggagtgagggctgtgcacgtttattatgctgaagttgaagaaccggcctttgatcctcaacttgcacattctctcattgatcggccaccacccgatcacgcgcctctgcatatcacccatcactataaaagctgttcccagctcatgtgtgttgccgcagctctggtagatggtatggttacctctaaacgttcgcaccattgatcccttccaacacacttcctgcaacgctacgatgccgaatccacggtccttcagcacgtcggcgagtatgcgtgtgctcccgatgaagttgagagatttacagttccacgtaccgagcttccaatcgctagtccctttacgtcgctgtggtcttcgccgattgtcccggttcgtattctctcgttgattattcgttgcttgatttttttacggctggcttgcagggcctgacaccaaccccctagatttccggaggaccattccccctaaatgttcggaggaccatagtgcgcagtttagcttagagtccttctctggcactcggacgatgatcagccgcccctgacatggggaacagacgctgttgtgagccgctcctaacatggagtacagacgctcaaggtttgcagaagcaaaagcaaaagcaaacccccccttccctgtcagcatacgaccaaagttcccaccgggggttggttacccgatcttccctaaggttactcgtaccccggccagtaccgcaaggaggtagggataggagttgctgggcaagaggctaaggaccgcacaaaggggtctattttattccttcaggtacgcgaggtaccaatggtacgccatgcccagccatttaccaaccatcaTCAATGATATTGCCCGTTATTTATGGGACGCATTTTGCTTACCatcatttatttttatctttTTGTACCGCGAAATCAACTGGTGTGTGCATGTATGAGTGAAGTGATAGAGGAAATGAGTGAGGTGTTGCTTTCCATGCTTGTCGTACAGCATAGAAAATCGTTCATGCAACATATACAGTGGGGATTGGAACACGACTTCCagcgctggttggaacacgacttcCAACTAGCTAATCCGaaccgttagttggaacgactgacagctgatGAAAATGATCCAGACTAAAGCTTCGCGAAAtgcacatatacatacacatttgttctatatttttATGTAGACTTTaatgcgacggtactcagacgtcatagtcagtttgacatcttttcgcgacatttgagtgctttttatTGTGCATTCGAGTAATCGCTGCAATGTCGCTCAACTATCGCGTCGCTGAACTGGCGAGCACTTTGCAGTTCGGTGATCCAGCGACGCATTGAAATAGCCTGTGTCGCTCGAGCACTAACATGAAAAGGTCGCCAGAGTCCAGCTTTTGGACGCGTGAGATAGTTGAACGAAGTTTGTGTTCGTTCTTGGTTTTGCCTGCACTGACAACAGTTGGACTTTTTTTAACCAGCGAACATCCTAGCATTGAGTTCGAGTCAATCCATGTAGCGGAatcccaacgagcgaatccccactgtgcATGTCTTTCGGGTGTTggaaaatatttagaaaatattttttctttgatcgcagtacgcagctgaaacgaaatatcattactcgcataacttataatctcgccctaaaagccattggtagctatgtgtgtagcttgttgtttctgaggatttgaatggatttacgtTTTTAACTACTCTATGAAGAataaaggatcattatctacctgccagtgggattggtttggatgtttatacatttatttgttgagaaacaatgagctacacacgtggttaccagggggggtatacgcaacgaggttcgcctaccgttcatgttttgagggtgtattcgtttggctcacaacgctgctaggcatcccgctgtttgagtgttgaaatgcatcagcatttgctgtctggcatggcccgcgtttcgacctgtgctgtttgggtcggcccgcgtgagagatgatgctgtttgggacggcccgcccgagagatgattgttaggcgagcttcgtttgtagttgacagcagtacacccaccctggtggttaccaatggtttttagggcgttatcccagattcTGCGAGATTTCAAGTGGAGATCTTTGtataaaatttcttgaccatgcTAATTCCACATGTCGCTCAATGCTACTTTGCAACGTTTCGGCTAGTCTCACGGAGAGACGGGACAACTCAAAATCGAGATAAAAAGTACTCAAAATGTAGTACTTCACTAGCACTACCGATTTGGATACAATTTGGTACTGAATTTCGAATAATTTTAACTTAATTTTGAGGTACTTCCGCAACtacttatttttgagttatttgataGTTGTTGTCTTTGTTGTTGCTAATTTGCCATTTTGTTTTGCATTGCAATCTCAGAAAGTATCCAAAATCAAGTACTGATCCTGTACTTgattttggatgaaaattttagCTGTGCATGGCGCACTTACTTTTGTCGTCGATTGAATGGAAATGTACTTCAGGTAAGttatttgattcaaatttttattcattttgcACTTTATTTATATACATCATTCATATTCCAGATTATTCACAAGATTATTCGCAAAACTGGCACGTACAGATCATCCTGAAATGAACAACGATGCACATATTTTGCGAAATTTTGGATCGAGAACAAAGCAGTAAGTACTGAAATTGATTTAGTCTACGTTATGAGGTAATTAATCCCAAGATTTCCCAATGTTACAGAATCCCGAGTTCCGATGATGGACCTGGAGGCGAAATATCCTGCCTGTATACACAGGTTTACAGGAGCATGGTTCGAACACTGAAGAAAGAGGAGCAGATTCGGGCAACAGAGTCCACAACAtccattaaattaaaaattagtgAACTTGTTATTTATCCTCTATTGCATTTAATAAAGTACTATTGGTTTGTTCAAtgaagtaaaataaaatcaatcaaaaatataaaacattcaatttttttaacgaaatcaGCTTTTTTCTAAACACTTGGTATTGGGTAGTTTTAATCCAAAATATACTAATTGCCATACAGTTCAAAATCACTCAATTCGATGTGTTCGTGGAATGAGTCAAATTTGAATCATTCCACTTAGCTGTCAAGATGAGTGAAAAAGACTTAATTTTGAGTTGTTTCGGTTCTCCGTGATAGTCGGtttgattgaaatatttcattcagGTTTGACAACTTCCCTCTAAACTGATTTTTAGCAAAacagagcaaaaaaaaactgtgaatcataacaaaaaaaaacgtaaaagtAGTTCAATCTTCAACAAAATACTAGAAATTTGACCGTATTCCATTTCGTTATATCATGTTCTTGTGGTTCTGATTATTAGTGTCAAAGTTCCAATTACCGTCGTGAGCGGAGCAAACATGAAGTTCCAATTTCTAGCGGCGGTGTCTCAATTTGCGTCGTGGTTGCTGCTCTTTCTGTCCAGTTGCTTCCATCCCGTCAATGGAGGGGACATTGTGGACATCACGGATACCGTTTTTGGTTCGATGACCGACACGATTCCGGTGGCGTATGGCGATTTCAATTCGGACGAACTGTTCGATATGTTTGTGCTGCGGAATAACTTCCGAACGATCCAGATTCTGTTCGGGAGCGATGATAAGCCACTGCTCCAGGAGGGTCCCAAATGTGAGTACAAGAACTTTCACATCACCAGTGTCGTTCCGGGGGATTTTGATGGGGATGCTTACATGGACGTGATGTTCACGGTTCAGCGGGAAGGAGAGAACCAAGCGGTTTATATCAACTGGGGAGGATCGGAATATATGAACTGCACCAAGGAGGATGAGGAACCGCTGATTGTGATGAGGGGACAACCTTTGGCGCTGGACTACGATAAGGACTTTATCATAGATTTGTTCGGAATGGACACGGAGAACGAGAGGAAGTTCTGGATTTTCAAGAAACCCAAAGATGGCAAAAGGATGCCTCCGGATACGTTCTCGATGGATGGCAAGCATGGGGCCTTACTGAAAGTTCCCCACTCACATGCCATCATCGATCTGGACAAAGACTTCACGGCAGATTTGTTGCTGACCACTGAGAACGGTTACGAAGTATGGAAAGGAACAGAAGCGGAGAAAGAGTTCTACTTCCACCGGAGGTTTGATTTTCCTGTTGGTAATTATGATGCCCACATTGGACAATCGATCTTTCTGGATGCGGAACTGGACGGAAATCTTCTTCAAATTGTCCCCATTTGCTTCAACAAAAACTGCATGAATTCCAGCATATTGGTCTACCACGGGAATCACTTCCACGATCTGCAAATCGATTTTAAAGACGACCACAACGATGTATGGGGCTTCGTCGTTCCGGACAGGTCCAAT
It contains:
- the LOC5567891 gene encoding T-cell immunomodulatory protein; this encodes MKFQFLAAVSQFASWLLLFLSSCFHPVNGGDIVDITDTVFGSMTDTIPVAYGDFNSDELFDMFVLRNNFRTIQILFGSDDKPLLQEGPKCEYKNFHITSVVPGDFDGDAYMDVMFTVQREGENQAVYINWGGSEYMNCTKEDEEPLIVMRGQPLALDYDKDFIIDLFGMDTENERKFWIFKKPKDGKRMPPDTFSMDGKHGALLKVPHSHAIIDLDKDFTADLLLTTENGYEVWKGTEAEKEFYFHRRFDFPVGNYDAHIGQSIFLDAELDGNLLQIVPICFNKNCMNSSILVYHGNHFHDLQIDFKDDHNDVWGFVVPDRSNWATQVITLRGGDFNLDGYPDLLATLSKSSGQMQTFLLENVPCEKLACNHMKRTFVVRWKALAPFTNGTIMGSFYDFYNNGILDVIFVEKVGNTTRPVAFRNSLDYDANFVKVIVLTGLTNQRGPKKLTPLGRKKRTYGTNLPGPRIEYNTTTQDGDPQHGASAQLPQSAYFSLHLPYTTFGLGRTPNFVDSLTVGLSNHSRTWTQLIPNSQMIVVPWPIDETDKWKAQLFVTPSKLILMSVVALGGICLVILLLILILYAKEKREDRIQRSLEAHRFHFDAM